In the Micromonospora nigra genome, one interval contains:
- a CDS encoding Pycsar system effector family protein, with protein sequence MSTALAQEVAAVEAQLARADGKAALLIGLTGAAAVAAPGVITGAHLSAVAAVPGWLAAAAMVGAAGLLLAGVRPALGGGHGFVRYARMSPAQLLQDVDALAGPEESARRLADLSRIAVAKYVRIRLAVDLALVGLALGVAATIAGWAA encoded by the coding sequence GTGAGCACCGCGCTCGCGCAGGAGGTCGCCGCCGTGGAGGCGCAGCTGGCCCGGGCGGACGGCAAGGCCGCCCTACTGATCGGGTTGACGGGGGCCGCCGCCGTCGCGGCCCCGGGCGTCATCACCGGCGCCCACCTCTCCGCCGTCGCGGCGGTGCCCGGGTGGCTCGCCGCTGCGGCGATGGTCGGCGCGGCCGGTCTGCTGCTCGCTGGCGTCCGGCCGGCGCTCGGCGGTGGACACGGGTTCGTGCGGTACGCGCGGATGAGCCCGGCGCAGCTGCTCCAGGACGTCGACGCGTTGGCCGGCCCGGAGGAGTCGGCGCGGCGGCTGGCCGACCTATCGCGGATCGCCGTGGCGAAGTACGTGCGGATCCGGCTGGCCGTCGATCTGGCGCTGGTCGGGCTGGCGCTCGGCGTGGCCGCCACGATCGCGGGGTGGGCCGCCTGA